In Eleutherodactylus coqui strain aEleCoq1 chromosome 11, aEleCoq1.hap1, whole genome shotgun sequence, a single window of DNA contains:
- the TRADD gene encoding tumor necrosis factor receptor type 1-associated DEATH domain protein, translating to MTSCPSDWIGSVYLFIQSDSTSLPDQYDTCKSTVYNALRNVISEFSGEFPNSIEILKVHKSDRQLILYLKFCGKSACERFLQGYRERRVHQHIQNQLGHCLNMGSLQVHLELKVDTQMLDTQLDEEEKCLQYISSLKPSYQKDDELAELDRLFRNVSLGTSPSPENSNVLPSSSPQDSNQGSPPHTLRSISSEGSTFQFQGQDFIDRPLTSEHHQIFAKSVGTSWKKVGRTLKQNCHALEDPAIETLAYEYGRDSLYEQAYQMLQRFIDCEGRKGTLQRLVDALIKNGLTGIAEKLLLVQENGLN from the exons ATGACATCCTGTCCAAGCGATTGGATTGGGAGTGTTTATCTCTTTATCCAATCAGATTCTACCTCTCTACCTGATCAGTATGACACCTGTAAGTCCACGGTGTACAATGCGCTCAGGAACGTCATTTCAG aattttccggAGAATTCCCAAACAGTATTGAAATCCTCAAAGTTCATAAAAGTGACCGACAACTGATCCTCTACCTTAAATTCTGTGGAAAATCAGCCTGCGAGAGGTTTCTTCAGGGTTACAGGGAGAGGAGGGTTCATCAGCACATACAAAACCAACTCGGTCACTGCCTTAACATGGGGTCTTTACAAGTCCATTTAGAGCTTAAAGTTGATACACAGATGCTTGACACCCAACTGGATGAAGAGGAGAAGTGTCTGCAGTATATTTCCTCTTTGAAG CCCAGTTATCAGAAGGATGATGAACTTGCAGAGTTGGACAGACTTTTTAGGAATGTCTCATTGGGAACATCGCCATCACCAGAAAACAGCAATGTGCTTCCTTCCTCCTCTCCACAAGACTCCAACCAGGGATCTCCACCGCACACTCTCCGCTCAATATCATCTGAAGGAAGCACGTTCCAATTCCAGGGTCAAGATTTTA TTGACAGGCCTCTCACTTCTGAACATCACCAGATCTTTGCCAAGTCGGTAGGCACATCTTGGAAAAAGGTGGGCAGGACATTGAAGCAGAATTGCCATGCTTTAGAAGACCCAGCCATAGAAACCCTGGCATACGAATACGGTAGAGACAGCCTGTATGAACAAGCCTACCAGATGCTCCAACGTTTCATTGATTGTGAAGGAAGGAAAGGCACATTACAGAGACTTGTGGATGCCCTCATAAAAAATGGACTGACTGGCATAGCTGAGAAGCTGCTACTTGTGCAAGAAAATGGATTGAATTAG